The Enhydrobacter sp. sequence TCGGCCGACAGCTTCTCCTGGTCGCTGAGATCGGAGAAGAGCTTGCCCTTCTCGTCGTTGGCGGCGGCGAGCGCCGCGGCGAGCCGCGTCATCTCGAGCTTCTGCCGCTCCGACTCCTTCTGGAGGTCGAGGCTCTTGTCTTCCGCCACCTTGGCCGCCTGCTGCAGCGCCACGTTCGAGGTGCTGAGCTTGTCGCGCTCGGCCTTGAGCTGGCTGATCTGCAGGGTGAGCGCCGCCACGTCCTTCTGCAGATCCTCGGCCGACTTCTTCTGGAAGGAGAGCTGGTCGGCGAGCGTGCTCACCTGGCGGTTCAGCGCATCGATCGCCGAGTCGCGGTTGGACACGGCGTTCGACAGGGTGAACTGCGCCACGCTGAAGACCGAGATCAGGAAGATCATCACCATCAGGAGCGTGGTGAGCGCGTCGACATAACCCGGCCAGGTATAGTCGGCGGCGCCGGCGCGGCGGGCGGAGATGGCGGCCATGGCCGATCAGTCCTCGCCCGGCCGGTCGGCCGGCACGGCGGCGAAGGAGTGGCCCGGCGAACGGGCGAGTGCCACGGTGCGGGCCAGCAGGCGCAGCTCGCCGCGCAGCTCCTCGGCGAGCGTCGCCCGATCGCGCGCGCTTTCCTCGACCAGGCGGGCGAGGTTGGTCTCGATGTTGCGTCGATGCGCGGCGATGGCCTCGCGGTCGGCGTCGGGCACGCGCTCCGCGAGCCGCGCCAGCGCACCCCGCACCTCGTCGGCCTGGCGTTCCAGGCGTTCCTCCATGTTGCGCTGGTGCGCGGCCATGGCCTGCCGGTCGGGCTCGGGCAGGGGCCGCTGGACCAGCCGGTCGACGGCGACCTGCAGCTCCTCGATCACGCGCGGAAGCTCCTCCGACGCGGCGGCCCGGTCGGTAAGGCGCGTCACGGCGCCGCGCAGCTCGATCGCGAGCTCGGTGAAGCGGGCCAGCAGCGTCTGCTGGGTGCGCACCGTCTCGGCAAGGGCGGCCAGCCGCTCGACGAGCGTGGCGTAGCCGGCCACGGTGGCCTGCCGGCTGTCCTCGATGCGCTTCAGGGCGCGGACGAGACCGTCGACTCCCTCGGCATTGCGTTCGAGCAGGGCGCCGATATAGGCCGGCACGGTCCCCGGGCGATCGCCGGCGGCGAAGGCGGGATCGGACAGGCTGGTGGCGCGCGCCAGCCATTCCTCGAGCTCGATGTGGAAGCGGCCCTGGGCCTGGCTCGCCTGCAGCTCGAGGAAGCCCAGCACCAGCGAGCCCGAGAGGCCGAACAGCGAGGCGCCGAAGGCGGTCGACATGCCCTTCAACGGGCCTTCGATGCTTCCCTGCAGCATCGAGAACATCTTGAGCGGATCGCCGGCCGAAACGTGCAGGTTGGAGATCGCGTCGGCGACGGCGCCGATCGTCTCCAGCAGGCCCCAGAAGGTGCCGAGCAGGCCGAGGAAGATCAGCAGCCCGATCAGGTAGCGCGCGAGCTCGCGCCGCTCGTCGAGCCGGGTGGCGATGCCGTCGAGCACGGCGCGGGTCGCGGTGGGCGAGAGGCGGAAATCCTGCCGTTCGCCCAGCATGGCGGCCAGCGGTGCCAACAGGTTGATCGACTCGGTAGGCACAAGCGCGGCCTCGACATCGCGATGCTGGTAGCGGCGCATCCAGTTCACTTCGGGCCAGAGCAGGATCACCTGGCGGAAAACGAAGAAGATGCCGAGCAGCAGGACGCCCATGATCACGCCGTCGAGGATCGGCGTGTGCAGGAAGACCCGGATCAGATCCTCGTGCAGGACATAGGTGAGGCCCGCCACCGCGACGAGGAACAGCAACATGCGGATGAGGTAGGGGAGAGGGGTGCTCATGGCATCGGCTGCAGGATGGCAGGCAAGAGAGTGTCACACGCCGAATGCATCGATATCGACCGAGGCCGTGGGCACAACCGATTGCCTTTCAAGGCGTTTTTTCTCCTCCGAGCATACTCAATGCAGACTGACGCCTCAACCGGCGAGGCCGAGATATCCGCAACCTGCGAGAGGGCGATGGCGATAGTAGGGCGGACGATTCTGGCTGTCGGTCGAAGAGCTCTCTAAGCTTGCGCCCACAAGACGGAGGAGATGCCAGGATGGCGGCCAGATGGACCGGAGCTTTGGTCTTCGCGGCGCTTTTGGGGCTATCGACGGCGGCGCCGGCGGCCGACATCGCGGGCATGCGGGCGGCCATCGATCGCGAATTCGACGCCCAATATTCCCACATCGACGCGCTCTACAAGGACATCCACAGCCATCCCGAGCTCAGCTTCCGTGAGACTCGCACGGCGGCCAGGCTTGCCACCGAGATGCGAGGCCTGGGCTTCCAGGTGACCGAAGGCGTCGGCAGGACGGGCGTGGTCGCGATCTATGAGAACGGGCCCGGCCCCATGGTGATGGTGCGCACCGAACTCGATGCCCTGCCGTTGCAGGAGAAGACCGGGCTTTCCTATGCCAGCACGGCCAGGCAGCTCTGGCGCGGGGCCGAGACTCCGGTCGCCCACGCCTGCGGCCACGACATCCATATGTCGGTGTGGGTGGCGGTGGCCAAGACCCTTGTCGACATGAAGGACCGGTGGAGCGGCACGGTCATGTTCGTGGCCCAGCCGGCGGAGGAGGGTGGCGGCGGCGCGAAGGCGATGATCAACGACGGCCTCTTCACGCGCTTCAGGAAGCCGGACTACGGCTTCGCGCTGCATGTAGGTCCCGGACCCTACGGCCACGTCTGGTATCGAGCGGGTGCCATCAGCTCCACCTCCGATGGTCTTTTCGTGCGCTTCCTCGGCAAGGGTGGCCACGGCTCGCGCCCGCACGTCACGATCGATCCGGTGATGATGGCGGGGCATTTCATCGTCGACGTGCAGAGCGTGATCAGCCGCGAGAAGGATGCCGCGAAATTCGGCGTCGTGACGATCGGCTCGGTGGAGGCCGGCCATGCGGGCAATGTCATCCCCGATGCCGCCGTGCTGCGCGGCACCATCCGCTCCTACGACGAGGCGACGCGCGCGAGGATGATCGAGGGCGTGGAGCGGACGGCGCGGGCCGTGGCCATGATGGCCGGCGCGCCGCCGCCCGAAATCAAGATCACGCCCGGGGCGAAGGCGGTCGTCAACGACGCGGCCCTTGCCGGGCGCAGCGGTGCGGTGCTGAAGGCGGCGTTCGGCGACAAGGCTGCACTGGTGTCGCATCCGGGCGCGGCCAGCGAGGACTACTCGGAATTCGTGCTGGCCGGCGTGCCGTCCTTCTACTTCGCGCTCGGCGGCCTCGATCCCAAGGAGATCGCCGAGGCGAAGGCGAACCACACGCAAGTGCCGGGCAACCACTCGCCGGAATTCGCGCCCGTCCCCGAGCCCACGATCCGCACCGGCGTCGAAGCGATGAGCCTCGTCGTGCTGGATGTGCTGCAGAAGAAGTAGGAGCCAGACGCCAGGGAGTCTGCGCGCCGCGGCCTACTTCAAGGCCTCGACCATGGCGTCGCGCAGGCTGGCGTTGGTCGCCAGCAGCGACGGGCTGCCGAGCGCGTAGGGCTGGCCGGCGACGTCGGCCACCATGCCGCCCGCCTCGCGCACCAGCAGCAGGCCGGCCGCGACGTCCCACGGGGCGAGGCCGAACTCGAAGAAGGCGTCGAAGCGGCCCGCTGCCACGAAGGCGAGGTCGAGCGACGCCGCGCCCCAGCGGCGGATGCCGGCGGTTCGGCCCATTGCCGTCTCGAGCCGGCGCAGATAGTCCGGATGGTCGCCGCGGCCGATATGCGGGATGCCCGTGGCGACCAGGGCGCGCGCCAGCTCCTTGCGGCCCGACACGCGCAGGCGGCGCGAGCGTGCGTTGGGCGTGTCGATGAAGGCGCCGTTGCCCTTCTCGGCCCAGAACAGCTCGTCGGAGATCGGCTGGTATATGACGCCGGCGATGATCTCGCCGTCACGCTCCAAGGCGAGCGAGATGGCGAAGTGCGGCACGCCGTGCAGGAAGTTGGTCGTGCCGTCGAGCGGATCGGCGATCCAGCGGTTGCGGCCGTCGCCCCTGGTCTCGCCGCCTTCCTCGCCCAGGAAGCCGTACTCGGGCCGCGTGCGGGCAAGCTCGGCGCGCAACGTCCGCTCGGCCTGCAGGTCGGCGCGGCTCACGAAATCGCCCGGACCCTTCTCCGACACCTGCAGGTGCTCGACCTCGCCGAAGTCGCGCTTCAGAGACTTGGCGGCCGCGAAGGCGGCGCGGATCATCACGGTGATGGTGGCCGAGCGCGGCGCGAGCGACCGCCGCTCGGGCGGCCCCGAGCGCTCGCGGCCGACATTCAGCGGCGCGCGGCCGACACGGGCGACGGGCTGGTCGCGCTGGGGACGATCGGGGGGCGACGCCATCGGACTGGTCAGTCCTTGGCGCGTTCCATGTAGCTGCCGTCCTCGGTGTTGATCACCAGCTTGGTTCCGACCGCGATATGCGGCGGCACCATCACGCGGATGCCGCCTTCGACGACGGCCGGCTTGTAGGACGAGGAGGCGGTCTGGCCCTTCACCACGGCGTCGGCCTCGGTGACGGCGAGCGTCACGGTCTTGGGCAGCTCCACGCCCACCGGCGTTCCTTCGTAGGTCGACACCACGACCTCCATGCCGTCCTGCAGCCAGCGCGCCTGGTCGGGATCGAGCACGTCGTTGCCGATGGTGAGCTGCTCGAAATTCTCCTTGTCCATGAACGTGTAGCCGTTGTCGTCCTTGAACAGGAAGGTGCACTCGCGCTCGTCGATATGGACGTGCTCGATCATCTCGCCCGAGCGGAAGCGCTCCTGCAGCTTGTTGCCCTCGCGCAGCGCCTTGGCCTCGATCGACACGAACGCGCCGCCCTTGCCGGGCGTGATGTGCTGCACCTTGGCCGCCACCCAGAGCTTGCCGTTGTATTCGATGACGTTGCCGGCACGGATGGAATTGACGGGGACTTTCATGGCCTTACCCGGACTTGCCGCTCGCGGCGGATGGAATGGAATGCGGCCTCGTCCGCGGAACGCGGGGCGAGGCCGGCGGCGGGCTTTTATCAAAGCCCGGCTGGAGCCGCAACCGGGCCCGAGCCGCGGCTCAGAGGCCCAACGCGGCCTGCTTTTTCTTCGGCAGCGCCGCGGCGATCACGGCATGGGCGCGGCGGAGATAGGCCTTCATTTCTGACGTTGTCAGGATGGCCGGGTCATCCATCGCGACCCACTTGGCGCGGGCAAGATAGGGCGCAGGCCTGAAGCCGTCGCAGCGGCTCAACGCCTCGTAGTGCTCCTCCGGGCATTTGAAGCAGACCCGGCCGACCGAATGCTCGCGCGGCGCGATCAGGCAGAACATCCTGCCGCCCACCTTGAAGACGGTCACGCCCTCCCACTGCACGGTGCGCGTGGCCGCCGGCAGCGAGGCGCAGAACCGGTCGATCTCCTTCGGCGTCATCGCGCCACCCTACACGCCGGCCGTGGCGCGTGCGATGGTCGGGCATGAACGAGTGGCGTCCCGACAAGCTCGCCCGGCGTCTGCCCAACCTCCAGGCGCGCGCGCGGCTGCAGGCCGCGATCCGGCAATGGTTCATCGACCAGGGCTTCGTCGAGGTCGAGACGCCGATCCTGCAAGTGGCCCCCGGGGCGGAGGTGCACCTCTCGGGCTTCGCCACCGACTGGGAGACGCCCGACGGCGAGGAGGAGCAGGTGCGCTGGCTGCACAGCTCGCCCGAGTTCGCCATGAAGAAGCTGCTGGCCGGCGGCCTGCCGAAGCTCTTCCAGTTCGCGCGCGTGTTCCGCAACGGCGAGGGCTCGGCGCTGCACCATCCCGAGTTCACCATGCTGGAATGGTATCGCGCCGGCGCGGGCTACGAGACACTGATGGAGGATTGCGCGGCGCTGCTGGCGCTCGCCGGCGTGCGCGAGCTGCGCTGGGAGGACAATCGCTGCGATCCGACGGCCACGCCCGAGCGGCTGACCGTGGCGGAGGCCTTCGACCGCCATGCCGGCGTCGATCTCCTGGCGACAGTGGGCAATGGAGAGAAGCTCGCCGGGCAGGCGGGCATCGCCATGCACGCCGACGATACCTGGGACGACGTCTTCTTTCGCATCATGTTCGACCGCATCGAGCCCAAGCTCGGCATGGGACGGCCGACGATCCTCTGCGAATATCCGATCACCATGGCGGCGCTCGCCCGGGCCAAGCCGGGCGATCCGCGCGTCGCCGAGCGCTTCGAGCTCTATGTCTGCGGCGTCGAGCTCGCCAACGGCTTCGGCGAGCTCACCGACCCCGCGATCCAGCGCGCGCGATTGCAGGCCGACATGGACGAGAAGGAGCACCTCTACGGCCTGCGCTGGCCGATCGATACCGACTTTCTCGCCGCCCTCGACCACGGGCTGCCCGCGAGCAGCGGCATCGCGCTCGGCTTCGACCGTCTGGTGATGCTGGCGACCGGCGCTGCGCACATCGAGGACGTGCTGTGGCTCCCGGTCCGCTGATCATTGGACCGCGCGCATCCTGCGCGCCTGCCCTGAGGTCATCCGAAGGGCTCATGGGCGGGCTGGAAGCCCGCGGTCCTATGACGGTGCGGCGAGCAGCGTGTTGAAGGCGCGTACGGCGGCTTCGGGGCCGTCCTTGTGGTTCCAGATGCCGCTTCCCACCGCGAGGAAGTCGGCGCCGGCCGCGACGAGGGAGCGGGCATTGTCGGGGGTGATGCCGCCGGTCGCCACGCAGGGGATCTCGAACAGGCCGCTCCACCATTCGATCGTCTCGAGGTCGGCCGCATCGAAGGCGACATAGTCGGCGCCGGCGTCGGCGGCCTCCATCGCCAGATGGCGGGAGGCGGGGCAGGCGACGCCCACCTGCCGCTCGCGGCCGACGATGCGGCGCGCCTCGGCATAGGCCTCGACCCGGACCTGCACGCCATCGGCGTCGAGCTTCAGTGCCAAGTCGGGCCGATCGGCGAGCATGAAGGCCACGCCGCGTTGCTGGCAGATCGGCCGTAGCGTGTCCGCCGTCCGTGCGATCGCCGCATCGTCGGCCTCCGCCAGTCCCAGCAGGAAGGCCGCCACGTCGCCGCCCGCGAAGGCGGCGCGCATCTCGTCGGCGAAGAGCGTCGGACGATCGATGCGCGGAGGCGAGACGAGGTAGAGCCGGCAGCTCTCGGCGGCCGGCACGGATTACATCTTGCCCTGGTAGATGCCGATGATCTTGTCCAGCATGTCGAGCGCCTCCTCGCGCGGGCGCTGGAAGGTGTTGCGGCCGATGATCGAGCCGTTGGCGCCGCCGTCACGCAAGCCGCGGATCTCGGTGAACAGCCCCTCGAGGTCCTTCGCCTCACCGCCCGAGAAGACGACGATGCGCCGGCCGTTGAAGGTCGCCTGCATCACGTGCTTGATGCGGGCGGCGAGCGTCGAAATGTCGATCTTGGCCTTCTCGAATGCGGCCTTGGCCTCCGGCTGCCACAGGACGCTGGTCGGCGGCTTCACCTTGATGACGTGCGCGCCCAATAGCGCCGCCATATGGGCGGCATAGGCGCAGACATCCATCGCGGTCTCGCCCGCCTTGTCGAGCTTGCCGCCACGCGGATAGGACCACATGACGACGGCGAGGCCGACTGCCTTCGCCTCCTCGGCGAGCTCGCGGATCTCCTCCATCATCTCGTACTGGTCTTCCGAACCGGGATAGATCGTGAAGCCGATGGCCGCGCAGCCGAGCCGCAGTGCGTCGTGCACTGAGCCAGTGACGGCCTGGTCCTTGTTGGTCGAGAGGGAATTGGCGCTGTTGAGCTTGAGGATGGTCGGAATCGCACCCGCGAAGGTATCGGCGCCAGCCTCGAGCGCACCGAGCGGAGCCGCATAGGCGTTGAGGCCGGCATCGATGGCGAGCTGGTAGTGATAATGCGGGTCGTAGGCCGGCGGGTTGGGCGCAAAGGAGCGGTCGGGGCCGTGCTCGAAGCCTTGATCGACGGGCAGGATCACCATCTTGCCGGAGCCGCCCAGCCTGCCGTGCATCAGCATGCGGGCGAGGTTCGCCTTGGTGCCGGGGCAGTCGCTCTCGTAGTTGTCGAGGATCTTCTTCACGGTGCGGGTGATCTTCACGGGCTCGCTCCCATTGGTCCTTTGGGCCTCAATCGGCGCGGTGATAGCGGCGCGGGGCCGCGGGTTCAAGCCCCGCCCGGTCAACTACCTGCCACGTCGTTGCCCGGCCGCCGCGGGGTGGCGAGATAGGATGATAAACTCGGCGAAACGGACGGCGTGACCATTGTGTGCCCTGCCGCAACAACGGATGGGAATGTTCTCGATGCAAAATGACGGTCGTGTGTCCTGGACGGGGCGGCTTCCGTTCTTCTACGGCTGGATCGTCGTCGGCGTGGCCTTCGTCACGGTGGCGCTGGGGGTCACGGCGCGCACCGCCTTCTCCCTGATGTTCCCGCCGATCGTCGACGAGTTCGGCTGGGACCGCGGCCTCGCCGCCGGTGCCTTTTCGTTCGGCTTCCTCGTCTCGGCCCTGATGAGCCCGGTGGTGGGCCGCCTGATGGACCGGCGCGGCCCGCGCTTCGTCATCGAGATCGGCGTGCTGCTGACGGCGGCCGGGCTGGTCGCGGCGACGCGCATCGAGACACCGTGGCAGCTCTACGCAACGCTCGGCGTGCTGGTCGGGGCGGGCGCCAACTGCATGACTTTCACGGCGCAGTCGCAGTACCTGCCCAACTGGTTCGTGCGCCGGCGCGCGCTCGCCATCAGCATCGCCTTCTCCGGCGCGGGCTTCGGCGCCATCCTGATCCTGCCGTGGATCCAGGAGATCATCCTGCACCAGGGCTGGCGGAGATCCTGCCTGACGCTCGGCGTGATGACGCTTGCCGTTCTGCTGCCGCTCAATCTCCTCGTGCGCAAGCGGCCGGAGGATATCGGCGTCGAGCCCGACGGCGACGGCCGCCGCGTCGGCGCCGCGCCGCGGCCGTCGAACATCGTCGATCCGGCGTGGGCCGCGATCGAATGGACGACGGCGCGGGCGATGCGGACGGCGCGTTTCTGGTGGATCGCGCTCGCCTATTTCTGCGGCGGCTTCGTCTGGTACGCGGTGCAGGTGCACCAGACCAAGTACCTGGTCGAGATCGGCTTCAGCCCGATGGAGGCGGCATGGGCGCTGGGGCTGGTGGCGATGGCGGGCGTGCCGGGGCAGATCTTCCTCGGCGCGCTGTCGGATCGCATCGGCCGCGAGATCGTCTGGAGCATCACGGGCATGGGCTTCGCGATCTGCTACGCCGCTCTGCTTGCCCTGGCGGCCGGCCCTTCGCAGCCGCTCCTCTATGTGATGGTGCTCTCGCAGGGGCTACTGGGTTACGCCATGACCTCGGTTATGGGTCCGATCGTGGCCGAGATCTTCGAGGGCCCGCATTTCGGCTCGATCTTCGGCGTGCTGACGGTGGCGCTGATCGGCGGCGGCGCGGCGGGACCTCTGATCGCCGGCATGGTGCACGACCGCACCGGCGGCTACGGCGATGCCTTCATCCTGTCGATCGCCCTCTGCTTCCTGTCGATCATCGCCATCTGGCGGGCCGCGCCGGGCAGGGTGCGCCTGGTGGCCGGCCGTGCGCGCGCCCGCGCGCTCGCCGACGCAAAGACCGCCTCCTAAGGTCGAGCCTCTCACTTGCGACCCCTTCGGCGCCCTTCCTTTCCGTTCGATTCAGGTCTGCGCCGGAGCACTGTCCGCAGGATGGCAACGAAGAGCAATGCGGAGACCGGCCAATGGAACCAGATGCTGTGCAAGCCGGTGAAAACATTGATCAGAACCAGAAAGGCCGAAACGGCGAGAGCCACCACGATGGGGCGAGGAAGGCTCGCCAACCAGTCCGACACCGGGCGCATTGACGTGGATGGCTCGTGTTCCTGGCGACTCGATGCAGCGCCGGCTTCCGAGGGAACGGGGCTTTCGTCGATCGGCAAGCTGTGTCGCCCGGCCGCTTTGCCGCCCATGGTCACCCGATAGCTGGTCACGGGAGCGACATTCTTCATCTGTTGCTGGCCGAGAGAGTCGAAGCCAAGGGACAATTTGTTGTGCACCTGCTCGTAGACCGAACCGGAGATCACGACGCCGCCGGGCTCGGCAAGCTCCTGCAGCCGCGCCGCGATGTTGACCCCGTCGCCATAGATGTCGGAGCCGTCCACCATCACATCGCCGAGATTGATGCCGATGCGAAACCGCATGCGGTGCTCGTGGGGCAGGTCCGGATCCTGATTGGAAATTTCCTGCTGGATCTCGACCGCGCACTGCACGGCCTCGACGACGCTGGCGAACTCGGCGATCACGGCGTCGCCCCAGGTATTCACGATCCGCCCGTCATGGCGCTCCACCAATCCCCCCATGGCGGTGCGGTAGCGGCGCAGCGTTCCCAACGTTCCCGCTTCGTCTGCCTCCATGAGGCGGGAATAGCCGTGCACATCGGCGCACAGGACGGTGGTCAGCCGCCGTTTCACCTTGTCGTCGGTCATCGCCCACATGGTAGCTCCGCCAGCCGCCAATGGCATGAGGTATCGAGTCTGGCGCTACTGCGCTTTAGTCTTACTGCGTCACAAGTTCCGGGTCGTTGATGTTTGTTTGATGGTTATTGCGCAGCACGGACATCGTACGAGGCGCCGGACAATCGCTGCGGCCAGTCTTCGCCGCAAGGTCGTGATCGAGTTGGGAATGTGACGCTCGGTTCTAAGCGGCGGATCCGCGGGGTCGATAATTGTCGGGAAGGCGAGGCGCTTGGAAAGCCGTGGAGGAACGCAGTCCTGAGGGGGGAATCGTCTCCCGCTCGGAGATCAGGTATCCGTAAGCGGCGATGCAGAGCGTGGCGTGATGGTGGAAGCCGCGCCAGCCTCGCCCTTCAAAATGCCCGAGGCCGACTTCCTGCTTGAGGTCCTGGTAGTCACGCTCGATGCGCCAGCGCAGCTTGGCGAGCTCGACGAGACGGGCAAAGCCGATGTCGGAAGGCAGGCTCGAGAGCCAGTATTTGGTCGGCTCCTTCTCGCCTTTGGGCCATTCGATCAGAAGCCATTCTTCCGGCCAGGGCTCGCTGCGATTGAAGTCCCGATGGGCGATGCGAATGCGCAGCCGGGCAAAGCGCGATTTGAGCGGCACATTCGTGCCTTCGCGCCAGGTGATCGTTTTCCAGGCCTTGGTCGGAAGGCCGAAGGCCAGGTCCCTGACCTTGACCGGTCGGTGCTCGGCATCGCGGCGCAGCCGCTTGGTGGGCCGTCCGCGGCCAGGCACATAAGGCTTGGGCGGCAGAGGACTCGTGCCCGGCGCCCATACCGTGGTGCTCGACAGAATGCCGGCAACATAGGACAGCTCGAGCGCCCTGAGAGCCGTGCGCAGCGCGATGTGGGTACCGTAGCCCGCATCCATCAGCACCGCTCCGCGTGGCAAGCCCGCCGCGCAGGCCGCACGAATCTGATCGAGCGCGATCTCGATCTTGGTCTGAAAGCCGATCTCTGTCGGCACGCCCGCCTTCTTGCGACGCACGGGATCGCCGGCCCAGGCCTCCGGCAGGTAAAGCCGATAAGCCACCGGCAGGCTGGCATGGGCGTTGGCCAGCGACAATGATACGGCGACTTGGCAATTGTCCTGCTTGCCAAGTTGTCCGCAATACTGCCGCGCCACTCCCACCGAGTGCATGCCCTTCTTGGGAAAGCTCGTGTCATCGATGATCCAGGCCTCGATCGGTCCCGCACGCTCGATCACGGGCAGCACTATGGTCCGCACCTTGGCCAGGACCTTCTCGTCCGACCAGCCGCCCTCGCCGACAAAATGCAAAAGCGACTGATGCTGCGCTGCCGTCCGCTCCGGCGCAGTCACCGCCGCCAGCGGCTCCACACTCTTGCGCTCGCAGGGCATCAACAGCCCCGTGCAGTAGTCCCGCAGCGGCTTGGCACGGTCCGCGTGACCGATCACCCCAACAAGATCATCAACGTAGGCTGCAAATCGCGCCTCGCTGCCCGCTGACCGGCGATCCATTCAAGCTCTCCTTCCTGAACGAATCGCCAAAAGCTACGCCAATCTCCGCCGCGCACGCCCTGTGGCTTTCTGACTCAGTAAGATTAGGGCCGGCCCCCGCGGAAGGCAAAATAGCGTTCACTCGTTCAGGCCCTTGCCCGGATAGGGATGCGTCGCCTTCCAGTGGTTCGCGATGTCGATGCGGCGCGTGATCCAGACGCCCTGCCGGCCCTGCAGATAGTCGAGCAGCCGCCACAGGCCGGCGGTGCGCGCGGGGTGGCCGGTCAGGCGCATGTGCAGGCCGACCGACATCATCCTGGGCTGCGCCGCGCCCTCGCGATAGAGCACGTCGAAGGCGTCGCGCACCAGGGTGAACCACTGTTCCGATGTGGTCATGCCGGCGGCATACTTGCCGTCGTTGTTGGTGAGCGAGTAAGGCACGACGAGATGCGGCTTGCCCTGCACCGTCTGCCAGAACGGCAGCTCGTCGCCGTAGTAGTCGGAGTCGT is a genomic window containing:
- a CDS encoding amidohydrolase: MAARWTGALVFAALLGLSTAAPAADIAGMRAAIDREFDAQYSHIDALYKDIHSHPELSFRETRTAARLATEMRGLGFQVTEGVGRTGVVAIYENGPGPMVMVRTELDALPLQEKTGLSYASTARQLWRGAETPVAHACGHDIHMSVWVAVAKTLVDMKDRWSGTVMFVAQPAEEGGGGAKAMINDGLFTRFRKPDYGFALHVGPGPYGHVWYRAGAISSTSDGLFVRFLGKGGHGSRPHVTIDPVMMAGHFIVDVQSVISREKDAAKFGVVTIGSVEAGHAGNVIPDAAVLRGTIRSYDEATRARMIEGVERTARAVAMMAGAPPPEIKITPGAKAVVNDAALAGRSGAVLKAAFGDKAALVSHPGAASEDYSEFVLAGVPSFYFALGGLDPKEIAEAKANHTQVPGNHSPEFAPVPEPTIRTGVEAMSLVVLDVLQKK
- a CDS encoding inositol monophosphatase family protein, which gives rise to MIRAAFAAAKSLKRDFGEVEHLQVSEKGPGDFVSRADLQAERTLRAELARTRPEYGFLGEEGGETRGDGRNRWIADPLDGTTNFLHGVPHFAISLALERDGEIIAGVIYQPISDELFWAEKGNGAFIDTPNARSRRLRVSGRKELARALVATGIPHIGRGDHPDYLRRLETAMGRTAGIRRWGAASLDLAFVAAGRFDAFFEFGLAPWDVAAGLLLVREAGGMVADVAGQPYALGSPSLLATNASLRDAMVEALK
- the efp gene encoding elongation factor P; protein product: MKVPVNSIRAGNVIEYNGKLWVAAKVQHITPGKGGAFVSIEAKALREGNKLQERFRSGEMIEHVHIDERECTFLFKDDNGYTFMDKENFEQLTIGNDVLDPDQARWLQDGMEVVVSTYEGTPVGVELPKTVTLAVTEADAVVKGQTASSSYKPAVVEGGIRVMVPPHIAVGTKLVINTEDGSYMERAKD
- a CDS encoding MmcQ/YjbR family DNA-binding protein, which encodes MTPKEIDRFCASLPAATRTVQWEGVTVFKVGGRMFCLIAPREHSVGRVCFKCPEEHYEALSRCDGFRPAPYLARAKWVAMDDPAILTTSEMKAYLRRAHAVIAAALPKKKQAALGL
- the epmA gene encoding EF-P lysine aminoacylase EpmA; the protein is MNEWRPDKLARRLPNLQARARLQAAIRQWFIDQGFVEVETPILQVAPGAEVHLSGFATDWETPDGEEEQVRWLHSSPEFAMKKLLAGGLPKLFQFARVFRNGEGSALHHPEFTMLEWYRAGAGYETLMEDCAALLALAGVRELRWEDNRCDPTATPERLTVAEAFDRHAGVDLLATVGNGEKLAGQAGIAMHADDTWDDVFFRIMFDRIEPKLGMGRPTILCEYPITMAALARAKPGDPRVAERFELYVCGVELANGFGELTDPAIQRARLQADMDEKEHLYGLRWPIDTDFLAALDHGLPASSGIALGFDRLVMLATGAAHIEDVLWLPVR
- a CDS encoding thiamine phosphate synthase — encoded protein: MPAAESCRLYLVSPPRIDRPTLFADEMRAAFAGGDVAAFLLGLAEADDAAIARTADTLRPICQQRGVAFMLADRPDLALKLDADGVQVRVEAYAEARRIVGRERQVGVACPASRHLAMEAADAGADYVAFDAADLETIEWWSGLFEIPCVATGGITPDNARSLVAAGADFLAVGSGIWNHKDGPEAAVRAFNTLLAAPS
- a CDS encoding class I fructose-bisphosphate aldolase, encoding MKITRTVKKILDNYESDCPGTKANLARMLMHGRLGGSGKMVILPVDQGFEHGPDRSFAPNPPAYDPHYHYQLAIDAGLNAYAAPLGALEAGADTFAGAIPTILKLNSANSLSTNKDQAVTGSVHDALRLGCAAIGFTIYPGSEDQYEMMEEIRELAEEAKAVGLAVVMWSYPRGGKLDKAGETAMDVCAYAAHMAALLGAHVIKVKPPTSVLWQPEAKAAFEKAKIDISTLAARIKHVMQATFNGRRIVVFSGGEAKDLEGLFTEIRGLRDGGANGSIIGRNTFQRPREEALDMLDKIIGIYQGKM
- a CDS encoding MFS transporter, encoding MQNDGRVSWTGRLPFFYGWIVVGVAFVTVALGVTARTAFSLMFPPIVDEFGWDRGLAAGAFSFGFLVSALMSPVVGRLMDRRGPRFVIEIGVLLTAAGLVAATRIETPWQLYATLGVLVGAGANCMTFTAQSQYLPNWFVRRRALAISIAFSGAGFGAILILPWIQEIILHQGWRRSCLTLGVMTLAVLLPLNLLVRKRPEDIGVEPDGDGRRVGAAPRPSNIVDPAWAAIEWTTARAMRTARFWWIALAYFCGGFVWYAVQVHQTKYLVEIGFSPMEAAWALGLVAMAGVPGQIFLGALSDRIGREIVWSITGMGFAICYAALLALAAGPSQPLLYVMVLSQGLLGYAMTSVMGPIVAEIFEGPHFGSIFGVLTVALIGGGAAGPLIAGMVHDRTGGYGDAFILSIALCFLSIIAIWRAAPGRVRLVAGRARARALADAKTAS
- a CDS encoding adenylate/guanylate cyclase domain-containing protein, whose translation is MTDDKVKRRLTTVLCADVHGYSRLMEADEAGTLGTLRRYRTAMGGLVERHDGRIVNTWGDAVIAEFASVVEAVQCAVEIQQEISNQDPDLPHEHRMRFRIGINLGDVMVDGSDIYGDGVNIAARLQELAEPGGVVISGSVYEQVHNKLSLGFDSLGQQQMKNVAPVTSYRVTMGGKAAGRHSLPIDESPVPSEAGAASSRQEHEPSTSMRPVSDWLASLPRPIVVALAVSAFLVLINVFTGLHSIWFHWPVSALLFVAILRTVLRRRPESNGKEGRRRGRK
- a CDS encoding IS701 family transposase, giving the protein MDRRSAGSEARFAAYVDDLVGVIGHADRAKPLRDYCTGLLMPCERKSVEPLAAVTAPERTAAQHQSLLHFVGEGGWSDEKVLAKVRTIVLPVIERAGPIEAWIIDDTSFPKKGMHSVGVARQYCGQLGKQDNCQVAVSLSLANAHASLPVAYRLYLPEAWAGDPVRRKKAGVPTEIGFQTKIEIALDQIRAACAAGLPRGAVLMDAGYGTHIALRTALRALELSYVAGILSSTTVWAPGTSPLPPKPYVPGRGRPTKRLRRDAEHRPVKVRDLAFGLPTKAWKTITWREGTNVPLKSRFARLRIRIAHRDFNRSEPWPEEWLLIEWPKGEKEPTKYWLSSLPSDIGFARLVELAKLRWRIERDYQDLKQEVGLGHFEGRGWRGFHHHATLCIAAYGYLISERETIPPSGLRSSTAFQAPRLPDNYRPRGSAA